The proteins below come from a single Oscillospiraceae bacterium genomic window:
- a CDS encoding relaxase/mobilization nuclease domain-containing protein encodes MAYTSVIPVRRLDRAVKYVMNKEKTTAVSLQDALDYAANRDKTEQSCFESSYACTLETAFADMRQTKERWHKSGGVQGYHLVQSFAAGEVSPELAHQIAKELADRVLGGRYEYVIGTHLNTGHIHSHIVWNSVSWIDGKKYHSNGKSYVTEIRAVSDELCRKYKLSVIDTENSHHVAKPYAEWLAEKNGQPTWRTAIRQDVDEAIQQSLTWRQFVAALQVKGYELRFNRKYPVLRPPGKERFVRFKTLGKRYTPEAIQTRILYPQSSHPYVENPPTIQHGRLRSGEKPHRKLAGLRALYYRYLYELGALPRKPRRPSYAVRQDAYKLDLRIRQMEFLSKHNIDTLEQLETHRQALQTEIGQLLTRRKQLPKTDDVQSQRESVNTALKQLRQEERLCRKIAEHSIEVQQHLTEARRDRAEQQREQECTRDRRPDITTR; translated from the coding sequence ATGGCTTACACATCCGTGATCCCTGTCCGCCGTCTGGATCGGGCGGTGAAGTATGTGATGAACAAAGAAAAGACCACGGCGGTATCCTTGCAGGACGCCCTCGACTATGCCGCCAACCGCGATAAAACAGAGCAATCCTGCTTTGAAAGTTCGTATGCCTGCACGCTGGAAACCGCCTTTGCCGATATGCGCCAAACCAAGGAACGCTGGCACAAGTCGGGCGGCGTGCAGGGGTATCACCTTGTGCAGAGCTTCGCTGCAGGAGAAGTTTCCCCCGAACTGGCGCACCAAATTGCAAAGGAACTGGCAGACCGTGTGCTGGGCGGACGGTATGAATATGTCATCGGTACGCATTTAAACACCGGGCATATCCATTCGCATATTGTCTGGAACTCGGTCAGCTGGATAGACGGCAAGAAATACCACAGCAACGGTAAAAGCTATGTGACGGAAATCCGCGCGGTATCGGACGAACTTTGCCGAAAATATAAGCTGTCGGTCATTGACACTGAAAACTCCCATCATGTGGCAAAGCCCTACGCCGAATGGCTGGCGGAGAAAAACGGACAGCCCACATGGCGCACGGCTATTCGGCAGGATGTGGACGAAGCGATTCAACAAAGCCTTACATGGCGGCAGTTTGTTGCGGCACTGCAGGTTAAAGGATACGAACTGCGATTCAACCGCAAATACCCGGTGTTACGCCCACCCGGAAAAGAGCGCTTTGTTCGATTCAAAACGCTGGGCAAGCGGTACACGCCAGAAGCAATCCAGACGCGCATCCTGTATCCACAAAGCTCCCACCCTTATGTGGAAAATCCACCAACAATCCAACATGGCCGTCTGCGCAGCGGGGAAAAGCCCCATCGCAAGCTGGCCGGGCTGCGGGCACTGTACTATCGTTACCTGTACGAATTGGGCGCGCTGCCCCGCAAGCCGCGTCGCCCCAGCTATGCGGTGCGGCAGGATGCCTACAAGTTAGACCTGCGCATCCGGCAGATGGAGTTCCTATCCAAGCACAACATTGACACGCTGGAGCAGCTGGAAACTCACCGACAAGCCCTGCAAACAGAAATTGGGCAGTTGCTGACAAGGCGTAAGCAACTACCCAAAACCGATGATGTACAATCGCAGCGTGAATCGGTCAACACCGCCCTAAAGCAGCTTCGCCAAGAGGAACGGCTCTGCCGCAAAATTGCAGAACATTCAATCGAGGTGCAGCAGCACCTCACCGAAGCCCGCCGCGACCGCGCCGAGCAGCAGCGCGAACAGGAATGTACGCGTGACCGCCGCCCCGATATTACAACGCGTTAA
- a CDS encoding ATP-binding protein: protein MRITRTEYLNKLIAFKDKQLIKAVTGIRRCGKSVLMEMYQDWLLQNGVEQDQIIAINFEDMDFEELTDYRKLYAYLKDRLVPEKMTYIFLDEIQHVTDFPKVIDSLYIKKNVDIYVTGSNAYMLSSEIATLISGRYVQIEMLPLSFKEYMQSTGSMEDRGIKYTEYLENSSFPYALELKGHPNEIRDYLDGIFNTIVVKDILTRRKILDPLMLKSVLRYIFDNIGSPLSSKKIADTLTSEGRKVDVKTVERYLDALIESYIIYPAQRYNVKGKQYLKTLGKYYVVDIGMRFMLLGKRNTDAGHILENVIYLELLRRGYDVYVGKVDSFEVDFVAMNGNSTFYYQVALSVRDADTLQRELRPLLSIRDHYPKYILTMDDDPEEQYDGIRRINARDWLLGLTD, encoded by the coding sequence ATGCGGATTACCAGAACTGAATACCTGAATAAACTGATTGCGTTTAAGGACAAGCAACTCATCAAAGCCGTAACAGGTATCCGCCGCTGCGGAAAGTCTGTTTTGATGGAAATGTACCAAGATTGGCTGCTGCAGAATGGCGTCGAACAAGACCAAATTATTGCCATCAATTTTGAGGATATGGATTTTGAGGAACTTACCGACTATAGAAAACTGTACGCTTACCTGAAAGACCGTCTTGTTCCCGAAAAGATGACTTACATTTTTCTGGATGAGATACAGCACGTCACGGATTTTCCTAAAGTGATCGACAGTTTGTATATCAAGAAAAATGTAGATATATACGTCACAGGTTCCAATGCCTATATGCTGTCCAGTGAAATAGCCACCCTTATTTCCGGGCGCTATGTGCAAATCGAAATGCTGCCGCTTTCTTTTAAGGAATATATGCAGAGTACCGGCAGTATGGAAGATCGCGGAATAAAATATACCGAATATCTGGAAAACAGTTCCTTTCCCTATGCGCTGGAACTTAAGGGGCATCCGAACGAGATTCGGGATTACTTGGATGGCATTTTCAACACGATTGTCGTAAAAGATATTTTGACACGAAGAAAGATCCTCGATCCGTTGATGTTGAAAAGTGTGCTGCGCTATATTTTTGACAACATCGGCAGTCCGCTTTCCTCCAAGAAAATTGCAGACACCCTGACATCCGAAGGACGAAAAGTTGATGTAAAGACCGTCGAACGCTATCTTGATGCGCTGATCGAAAGCTACATTATCTATCCCGCACAGCGGTATAATGTCAAGGGTAAGCAGTATCTGAAAACCTTGGGAAAATACTATGTCGTAGATATCGGTATGCGATTTATGCTGCTTGGCAAACGCAATACAGACGCAGGTCATATTCTGGAAAATGTGATTTATCTGGAACTGCTGCGGCGCGGTTATGACGTGTATGTCGGAAAGGTCGATTCTTTCGAGGTCGATTTTGTGGCAATGAACGGCAACAGTACTTTCTATTACCAAGTGGCGCTTTCCGTTCGTGACGCGGATACCCTGCAGCGGGAGCTGCGACCCTTGCTGTCCATCCGCGACCACTACCCCAAATATATTCTTACGATGGACGATGACCCGGAGGAACAGTATGACGGCATTCGCCGCATCAATGCACGGGATTGGCTGCTGGGTCTTACAGATTAA
- a CDS encoding DUF4314 domain-containing protein has translation MNYSNKDYIEHLRRKYPPGTRLQLSCMEDEFPVPPGSMGTVECIDDAGQIHVDWDCGRSLALIPGVDSFSRLPSPKEKAGDAR, from the coding sequence ATGAATTATTCAAACAAAGACTACATCGAACACCTGCGCCGCAAGTACCCGCCCGGTACGCGGCTGCAACTCAGCTGCATGGAAGATGAGTTCCCCGTGCCGCCTGGTTCTATGGGCACGGTGGAATGTATCGACGACGCTGGGCAAATCCATGTAGATTGGGACTGCGGGCGCAGCCTTGCGCTTATTCCCGGCGTGGATTCGTTCAGCCGCTTGCCCTCACCCAAAGAAAAGGCCGGTGATGCCAGATGA
- a CDS encoding PcfB family protein: MNYGSEPADQVVRYSLEGAEFALRISGTAAKNFFIFAQAVLHDSKKTHGKTHLIRLLKEQKPLKFFTVDKYDMRAFARAAKFHGLLFCPIRDKMDPDHIEIAILQDDASKANRIIEKLQLDVVDTGTAELVDTVQQNLENAAPNHENTPAVDFPLGSENASPSEPFSDSSRFFANSPSPRADQLRAKGERPSVRMELQDITAYLRNRAEAPKDRMPKLPVKIRRKEKVL, from the coding sequence ATGAATTACGGCTCTGAACCCGCAGACCAGGTCGTCCGCTACTCGCTGGAGGGTGCAGAGTTTGCCCTGCGCATCTCCGGCACAGCTGCGAAAAACTTCTTTATTTTCGCACAGGCAGTGCTGCACGACAGCAAAAAGACCCACGGCAAAACCCATCTTATCCGTCTGCTGAAAGAACAGAAGCCGCTGAAATTTTTCACGGTGGACAAGTATGACATGCGCGCCTTTGCCCGTGCGGCAAAATTCCACGGCTTGCTGTTCTGTCCCATCCGCGACAAGATGGATCCCGACCACATTGAGATTGCTATTTTGCAGGATGATGCGTCCAAAGCAAACCGCATTATTGAAAAACTGCAGTTGGATGTCGTGGACACCGGCACGGCAGAACTGGTCGATACCGTGCAGCAGAATTTGGAAAATGCAGCCCCCAACCACGAGAACACGCCCGCTGTGGATTTTCCTCTGGGCTCGGAGAACGCCAGTCCGTCCGAGCCTTTCTCCGACAGCAGCAGATTTTTTGCAAACTCGCCGTCGCCGCGCGCCGATCAGCTTCGAGCCAAGGGTGAGCGCCCCAGCGTGCGCATGGAACTGCAGGATATTACCGCCTATCTGCGAAACCGAGCAGAGGCACCCAAAGACCGTATGCCCAAGCTGCCGGTAAAAATCCGGCGCAAAGAAAAGGTGCTATAA
- a CDS encoding DUF4240 domain-containing protein: protein MTWKKFWSIIDRVRAKADVQDEASVKQFLYTELMKLPQDELLGFDCVWQSYRNKANFPKMVAAACIINDGSSDDRFTDFRNWLIMQGYDAYRQALIDPDNLAALNIPFRDTEWMGCGNVAWYAYAGQKLHTYFEKEGIAAKLFRKYPALLKSSADLHQAIMQEQLVPHRAPETEWERQMLRTEVKHYIDTSGLAYSYNEFYTQNMPDKVAWETLQSDLFANLPQIKAERMPQDFSVVLPKLWRKRQAWDAERTKRPPYRGEER from the coding sequence ATGACATGGAAAAAATTCTGGTCGATCATTGACCGAGTCCGCGCCAAAGCGGATGTGCAGGATGAAGCGTCCGTGAAACAGTTTCTTTACACGGAACTCATGAAATTGCCGCAGGATGAACTGCTCGGCTTTGATTGCGTATGGCAAAGCTATCGCAATAAAGCCAACTTTCCTAAAATGGTCGCGGCAGCCTGCATCATCAATGACGGCAGTTCGGATGACAGATTTACCGATTTCCGTAACTGGCTGATTATGCAGGGGTACGATGCTTATCGGCAAGCGCTGATTGACCCCGATAACCTTGCGGCGCTCAACATTCCGTTCCGAGATACTGAGTGGATGGGATGCGGGAATGTGGCGTGGTATGCCTACGCGGGGCAGAAGCTGCACACCTATTTTGAAAAGGAAGGAATTGCCGCCAAGTTATTCCGAAAGTATCCGGCTCTGCTGAAATCGTCTGCCGATTTACATCAGGCAATTATGCAGGAACAGCTTGTACCCCACCGTGCGCCGGAAACCGAATGGGAACGACAAATGCTGCGAACGGAAGTCAAGCACTACATAGATACCAGCGGGCTGGCGTACAGCTACAACGAATTCTATACTCAAAATATGCCGGATAAGGTTGCATGGGAAACGCTGCAAAGCGATTTGTTTGCAAATCTGCCGCAAATCAAGGCGGAACGTATGCCGCAGGACTTTTCCGTAGTTTTGCCGAAGTTGTGGAGAAAGCGTCAGGCATGGGATGCTGAGCGTACAAAGCGCCCGCCCTATCGCGGCGAAGAAAGGTAA
- a CDS encoding type IV secretory system conjugative DNA transfer family protein: MKITALLDALNSALAEPFALAWVSDSPRFLLVFTVVYAVAVIVAVTDQKNTRPGAEHGSAAWGDVFRLNKFYMDKRGPNLLLTQHFHIGIDGYKHKHNTNILIVGGSGAGKTRTYGVPNVLECACSMVITDPKAEILRKTGNLLKQKGYEVIVFDLINPAASFCYNPFVYVHDDREVLTLIENLIQNTTPSHSKSSDPFWEKSETALLQALMLYLLHEAPPEEQNFPMVMEMIAAAEVHEDDDNYQSPLDILFERLEMREPDSIACKQYRIFKQAAGKTAKSILVSVGVRLAAFNLPSIAKLTMTDELHLQELGERKIALFCCIPDSDKSLNYLVGMIYTQLIQTLYRQADRIHKGRLPVPVHCLMDEYANISLPKDTFLSALATMRSRAIFCSIIVQNMAQLKAMYKDDWESLVGLCDEFLYLGGTEKETHKYVSELLGKETISTTSYNQSKGRSGSYSINHQQSGRDLMTPDEVRLLDNSKCILFIRGERPVIDLKYNLLKHPNIHCTEDGGAAPYDYTAADNALDDLPGAPENYELLDMDDFLPAEAAEMKPTIQRIRRPK, from the coding sequence ATGAAAATAACGGCTCTGCTGGATGCGCTGAACAGCGCACTGGCAGAGCCGTTTGCGTTGGCGTGGGTCAGCGACAGCCCGCGCTTTTTGCTTGTGTTCACGGTGGTTTATGCGGTAGCGGTTATCGTGGCCGTGACGGATCAGAAGAACACCCGCCCCGGTGCGGAGCATGGCTCGGCGGCTTGGGGCGATGTGTTCCGATTGAACAAGTTCTACATGGATAAGCGCGGACCGAACCTGCTGCTGACCCAACACTTTCACATCGGGATAGACGGCTACAAACACAAGCACAACACCAATATCCTGATTGTCGGCGGCTCCGGTGCAGGCAAAACGCGCACCTATGGCGTGCCGAATGTACTGGAATGTGCCTGCTCTATGGTCATTACAGATCCTAAGGCTGAAATTTTGCGTAAGACTGGGAATTTGTTGAAGCAAAAGGGCTATGAGGTTATCGTATTCGACCTCATAAACCCCGCCGCATCGTTCTGTTACAACCCGTTTGTGTATGTGCATGATGACCGCGAAGTGTTGACTTTGATAGAAAATCTGATTCAAAATACCACGCCATCACATTCAAAAAGCAGCGACCCCTTCTGGGAAAAGTCCGAAACGGCGCTGCTGCAAGCCCTTATGTTGTACCTGCTGCACGAGGCTCCGCCCGAAGAACAAAACTTCCCGATGGTCATGGAGATGATTGCTGCCGCAGAAGTCCACGAGGATGATGACAACTACCAATCCCCGCTGGACATCTTGTTCGAGCGCTTGGAAATGCGCGAACCCGACAGCATCGCTTGTAAGCAGTACCGCATTTTCAAACAAGCGGCTGGCAAGACCGCCAAGTCCATTTTGGTCAGCGTGGGTGTGCGCCTTGCCGCGTTCAATCTGCCGTCCATCGCCAAGCTGACGATGACAGACGAACTGCATTTGCAGGAATTGGGCGAGCGCAAAATTGCGCTGTTCTGCTGCATCCCGGATTCGGACAAGTCCCTCAATTATCTGGTAGGTATGATCTACACCCAACTTATCCAAACGCTGTACCGCCAAGCAGACCGCATACACAAAGGACGCTTGCCTGTGCCGGTGCATTGCTTGATGGACGAGTACGCGAACATTTCCTTGCCGAAAGACACCTTTTTGTCGGCGTTGGCCACGATGCGTTCCCGCGCTATTTTCTGTTCGATTATTGTGCAGAATATGGCACAGTTAAAGGCTATGTACAAGGATGATTGGGAATCACTGGTCGGTTTGTGCGACGAGTTCCTCTATCTCGGCGGCACCGAGAAAGAAACCCACAAATATGTCTCGGAACTGCTGGGAAAAGAAACCATCTCCACGACCAGCTATAACCAAAGCAAGGGACGCAGCGGCAGTTACAGCATAAACCACCAGCAATCCGGGCGCGACCTCATGACCCCGGACGAGGTGCGGCTGCTCGACAACAGCAAGTGCATCCTGTTCATCCGTGGGGAACGACCCGTGATTGACCTGAAATATAATCTGCTCAAACACCCGAACATCCACTGCACCGAGGACGGCGGCGCGGCTCCCTATGACTACACCGCCGCCGACAACGCGCTGGACGATCTGCCCGGCGCACCCGAAAATTATGAACTGCTGGATATGGACGACTTTCTGCCCGCCGAAGCGGCAGAAATGAAGCCAACCATACAAAGAATCAGGAGGCCCAAATGA
- a CDS encoding glutamyl-tRNA amidotransferase, which produces MLYAVMVCGIVFALPAFAADDPLVVVENLSTFIFSLIRAVGLILLGWGIVQVGLSLQSHDPSQRSQGFLTLAGGLVITFAKEILDLITA; this is translated from the coding sequence ATGCTGTACGCCGTCATGGTGTGCGGCATTGTTTTTGCCCTACCCGCCTTTGCCGCAGATGACCCGCTGGTCGTGGTCGAAAATCTCTCCACATTCATCTTTTCGCTGATCCGCGCGGTGGGTCTTATCCTGCTGGGGTGGGGCATTGTGCAGGTCGGTCTGTCGTTGCAGAGCCACGACCCCAGCCAGCGCAGCCAAGGTTTTCTGACGCTGGCCGGTGGGCTGGTTATCACGTTCGCCAAGGAAATCCTCGACCTCATTACCGCGTGA